The following are encoded together in the Nitrosopumilus sp. b3 genome:
- a CDS encoding cytochrome c biogenesis protein CcdA: MTEITLAVAALAGLGSFVAPCILPMIPAFLAYISGTTLTELNQKGNSKTIAVNRTNIVLNSIFFVLGFSAVFSILGVIINSVLGSAVGEFVDILNQVGGIIIVGFGVFLLLSTKINKLNMEKKFFPKMNKASYPMSFVFGLAFAVGWTPCVGPILGTILTLASTTPSVAFNLLLVYSLGLGIPFIVIGIFYSRVNRVIRSMSKHLKYYNMVLGGFIVILGILVFTNQLAYIANFPLLNELIFLG; encoded by the coding sequence ATGACTGAAATCACACTTGCAGTGGCAGCACTTGCAGGATTAGGTTCATTTGTAGCTCCATGTATTTTACCAATGATCCCAGCATTTCTAGCATATATTTCTGGAACCACACTAACTGAATTAAATCAAAAGGGGAATTCCAAAACAATCGCAGTAAACAGAACCAACATTGTATTAAATTCAATATTTTTTGTTCTAGGGTTTTCTGCAGTATTTTCAATATTAGGAGTAATAATTAACAGCGTTCTAGGCTCTGCAGTTGGAGAATTTGTAGACATTTTAAATCAGGTTGGAGGAATTATCATCGTAGGTTTTGGAGTTTTCCTACTCTTATCTACAAAGATCAACAAGCTAAACATGGAAAAGAAGTTCTTTCCTAAAATGAATAAGGCCAGTTATCCAATGTCATTTGTTTTTGGACTTGCATTTGCAGTTGGATGGACACCATGTGTTGGACCAATATTGGGAACAATTCTTACTCTTGCATCTACTACTCCGTCTGTTGCTTTTAATTTACTACTTGTATACTCACTAGGTTTAGGGATTCCATTCATTGTTATTGGCATATTTTATTCTAGAGTAAATAGAGTTATCCGCTCAATGAGTAAGCATCTAAAATATTACAACATGGTATTAGGTGGATTTATTGTAATTTTAGGAATTCTAGTATTCACAAATCAATTGGCATATATTGCAAATTTTCCACTTC
- the bioB gene encoding biotin synthase BioB, producing MSTREFIKECQEKVFSGIGISPDDAEKLLNTPDENLKELARCANEITRDFNGKKVDVEQLNNIKKNACSEDCTFCGQSAFFDTGIETYQLPSPEEVVSKAQKAKNEGAESYCLVAAWREPSAKDFEKVCNIISQINNKVGISVECSLGFLTPEQAQKLKELNVKRYNHNLETAKSKFSEICTTHTYEDRLKTLGIARDAGLELCTGGIIGLGETREQRLELAIELGRLYPEEVTINILVPMPGTPLELQTDLPNSEIVRMFSVIRFLLPESVIKISGGRESKLDDSGEELLQSGANGIITAGYLTMGGNEAKKDRELIEKIGLQA from the coding sequence ATGAGTACTCGGGAATTTATCAAAGAGTGTCAAGAGAAAGTATTTTCTGGAATAGGGATTTCACCTGATGACGCAGAAAAATTATTGAATACACCAGATGAAAATTTAAAAGAATTAGCAAGGTGTGCAAATGAAATTACCCGCGACTTTAATGGTAAGAAAGTTGATGTGGAGCAACTAAACAACATTAAAAAAAATGCATGTAGTGAAGATTGCACTTTTTGCGGACAGTCAGCATTTTTCGATACTGGAATAGAAACATATCAACTTCCATCACCAGAGGAGGTTGTAAGTAAAGCGCAAAAAGCAAAAAATGAAGGTGCAGAATCATATTGTCTTGTAGCGGCATGGAGAGAGCCATCTGCAAAAGATTTTGAAAAAGTTTGCAATATCATATCTCAAATTAATAATAAAGTTGGAATCAGTGTAGAATGCAGCCTAGGATTTCTTACACCAGAACAAGCACAAAAACTAAAAGAACTCAATGTGAAAAGATACAACCATAATCTAGAGACTGCCAAATCAAAATTTTCAGAAATCTGTACCACGCATACCTATGAAGACAGATTAAAGACATTGGGTATTGCTAGAGACGCAGGACTTGAATTATGTACTGGTGGAATTATTGGACTTGGAGAAACAAGAGAGCAAAGATTAGAGTTGGCAATAGAATTAGGAAGACTATATCCTGAAGAAGTAACAATTAACATTCTAGTCCCAATGCCAGGAACTCCACTTGAATTACAAACTGATCTTCCCAATTCAGAAATAGTGAGAATGTTTTCAGTGATTCGATTCCTATTACCAGAATCAGTAATCAAGATTTCAGGAGGAAGAGAATCGAAACTAGATGATTCAGGTGAAGAGCTTTTACAAAGTGGTGCAAATGGAATAATCACTGCAGGATATCTTACGATGGGTGGAAATGAGGCTAAAAAAGATAGAGAATTAATAGAAAAAATTGGCCTCCAAGCATAA
- a CDS encoding aminotransferase class I/II-fold pyridoxal phosphate-dependent enzyme produces MASKHKLNFIDSELQNLKQANLYRKLRYSTATGSQIAINNKKLLNLCSNDYLGIPNTKIQINQLQSSSRLVSGNDKSFNKLEKILANHKSQGSSLVYPTGYMANLGAITAIAKKGDIIFSDELNHASIIESCKLSDAKIVIYKHNDMEDLEKKMKIKGKNKFVVTEGVFSMDGDFSSLKQITELAEKQKVITIVDDAHGDFVIGKDGKGTPNHFNVTKKIDLYISSLSKGLGSFGGYVASQNNVIDLCINKSKSFIYTSALPSFLIDYSIKRFESNREKQKKKLEENTKHLIKGLKQIGFEINSKTHIIPIIIGNEKNAMKFGKFLFDNGVFAQPIRYPTVPKDQARLRISVTAWLSYTDIKKALEIFEKAHKKFR; encoded by the coding sequence TTGGCCTCCAAGCATAAACTAAATTTTATAGATTCAGAACTACAAAATCTAAAACAAGCCAACCTCTATAGAAAATTAAGATACAGTACAGCTACTGGTTCACAAATTGCCATTAATAATAAAAAATTACTAAATTTATGCTCTAATGATTACCTAGGAATTCCAAATACAAAAATCCAAATAAATCAATTACAATCAAGTTCCAGACTTGTTTCTGGAAACGATAAATCATTTAACAAATTAGAAAAAATTCTTGCAAATCACAAATCACAAGGAAGTAGTCTTGTTTACCCTACAGGATACATGGCAAATTTGGGTGCAATCACTGCAATTGCAAAAAAAGGAGATATAATTTTCAGTGATGAATTAAATCATGCAAGCATAATCGAGTCATGCAAATTATCAGATGCCAAAATAGTGATTTACAAACACAATGATATGGAGGATTTAGAAAAGAAAATGAAAATCAAAGGAAAAAACAAGTTTGTAGTTACTGAAGGAGTGTTCAGCATGGATGGAGATTTTTCTTCGCTAAAACAAATTACAGAATTAGCTGAAAAACAAAAAGTAATCACTATTGTAGATGATGCACACGGGGACTTTGTAATTGGAAAAGATGGAAAAGGCACACCAAATCATTTCAATGTTACAAAAAAAATTGATTTGTACATTAGTAGTTTAAGTAAAGGTTTAGGATCATTTGGAGGATATGTGGCATCACAGAATAATGTAATTGATTTATGTATCAATAAATCAAAATCATTTATCTATACATCCGCACTTCCTTCATTTTTGATTGATTATTCAATTAAAAGATTTGAATCAAATAGAGAAAAACAAAAGAAAAAACTTGAAGAGAATACAAAACATCTAATCAAAGGACTAAAACAGATTGGATTTGAAATTAATTCAAAAACTCACATAATCCCAATAATTATTGGAAATGAAAAGAATGCAATGAAATTTGGCAAATTCTTGTTTGATAATGGCGTATTTGCTCAGCCAATCAGATATCCAACGGTTCCAAAAGATCAGGCTAGATTAAGAATCTCAGTCACAGCATGGCTATCATATACGGATATTAAAAAAGCACTTGAAATTTTTGAAAAGGCCCATAAAAAATTCAGATGA